The Deltaproteobacteria bacterium DNA segment GCGCGCCGCCGTGATCCGCGAGTCGCTCGCGAAGCGCGGCGCCGTCGTCGTGACCCGGGACCTCGACGAGGCGATCGAGCTCGCCAACCGCTACGCCCCCGAGCACCTGGTGCTGGCGGTGGACAAGCCGGAGGTCGCGCTCAAGAAGGTGACCAACGCCGGCGCGGTCTTCCTCGGCCACTACACGCCGGTGGCGGCGGGCGACTACCTGGCCGGGCCGAACCACGTGCTGCCGACCGGCGGCACCGCGCGCTTCTTCTCCCCGCTCGGCGTCGAGGACTTCCTGAAGCGCTCGAGCTTCGTGCGCTTCGAGCCGCCCAAGCTGCGCGAGCTCGGGCTCGACCTGATCCGGCTGGCGGAGCTCGAGGGGCTCCCGGGCCACGCGCGCTCGGTGGACCTGCGGCTGGCCAAGATCCGGCGCGAGCGGCGCGAGCGCGAAGCCGCCCGCGAGGCGGAGGGGGACATCCTGTGACGGACGAACGCAAGGCGACGCTCGCGCGCAAGACGCGCGAGACCGACATCCAGCTCGAGCTGAACCTCGACGGCAGCGGCCAGTACGAGATCGCGACGGGCATCGCGTTCTTCGACCACATGCTCGAGTCCTTCGCGAAGCACGCCGCCTTCGACCTGCGCCTGCGCGCGAGCGGCGACCTGTCGGTGGACCTCCACCACACGGTCGAGGACGTCGGCATCGCGCTCGGCCAGGCGCTCCGCCAGGCGCTCGGCGACGCCGCCGGCATCCGCCGCTACGGCTTCTTCGTGCTGCCGATGGCGGAGGCGCGCGCCGACGTCGCCGTGGACGTCTCGAACCGCCCCTACCTGGTGTACCGGGTCGAGCTCGCCAACGACCGGGTCGGCGCCTTCGACGTGGCGCTCGTCGAGGACTTCGTGCAGGCGCTCGCGCAGAACGCCGGGCTCGACCTGCACGTGGAGCTCCGCTACGGGCGGAGCCCCCACCACGCGGTGGAGGCGATCTTCAAGGGCCTGGCCCGGGCGCTGCGCGCGGCCGTCGAGCGCGACCCGCGCACGGCGGGCGTGCCCTCGGTGAAGGGGGTCCTCTAGCGCCGTGCCCGCCGCCGCCCCCCGGATCGCGCTGCTCGACTACGGCGCCGGCAACCTGCGCAGCGTCGCCAAGGCGCTCGAGCGCTCGGGCCTCGCCGCCGACGTGACCAGCGACGCCGCCGCCGTCGCGCGCGCCGACGGGCTCGTGCTGCCCGGGGTGGGCGCCTTCCGCGACGCCCGCGCGCAGCTCGCCGCCAAGCACCTCGACGACGCCGTGCGCGCGGCGATCGGCGCCGGGCGGCCCTATCTCGGCCTGTGCCTGGGCCTCCAGTTCCTCTTCGAGGAGGCCGAGGAGCACGGCCGCACGCCGGGCCTGGGCCTCCTGCGCGGGCGCGTCGTGCGCTTTCCCGAGCGCGGCGCCAGCGGCGAGCGGCTGCTCGTCCCCCAC contains these protein-coding regions:
- the hisB gene encoding imidazoleglycerol-phosphate dehydratase HisB translates to MTDERKATLARKTRETDIQLELNLDGSGQYEIATGIAFFDHMLESFAKHAAFDLRLRASGDLSVDLHHTVEDVGIALGQALRQALGDAAGIRRYGFFVLPMAEARADVAVDVSNRPYLVYRVELANDRVGAFDVALVEDFVQALAQNAGLDLHVELRYGRSPHHAVEAIFKGLARALRAAVERDPRTAGVPSVKGVL
- the hisH gene encoding imidazole glycerol phosphate synthase subunit HisH, with product MPAAAPRIALLDYGAGNLRSVAKALERSGLAADVTSDAAAVARADGLVLPGVGAFRDARAQLAAKHLDDAVRAAIGAGRPYLGLCLGLQFLFEEAEEHGRTPGLGLLRGRVVRFPERGASGERLLVPHIGWNEVRWVRRGPADHPMLAALPLRDHYYFVHSYHALPADADTVVGWTDYGSPFAAAVASERIFAVQFHPEKSQAAGRRLLDAFARWVEGAR